GAAAGTTCTGCCCTGGCCATGTGAGCCAATTAACTATGTATATGAATATTGTCGATGACTTGCTTCGCCATCCGGATGATAAGCCCACCATCGGCCTGCTACTGGTCAAAGAGAAAAATCATACCGTTGCTAAATATGCACTTACAGGCAATACCAAGCCTATTGGTGTCGCCGAGTGGGAGCAACACATCACCGAATCTTTACCGGAAGACCTTCAGCCGAGCCTGCCATCCATTGAGGAAATTGAGAAAGAATTGGACAGGGAGACAGAAGGCGGAGAAGGAGATGACCAAGTCTAAATCTCGACACCAAAATGCTCATTTTCATCTCACATCACGAACACAATATGATATATCAACACTCAAATTAACGCCCCACAGGAGCTTCGCATGTCACATCCTGTCGCCGATCCTTTCCGCCACAAACTCGAAGTAAAAATCCAACTGATGGCGGGCGGCCTGCTCCCCTGCTATGCCTACGAAGGCGATGCTGGGATGGACTGCTACGCTCGCCTGGACCGCGACCTGATTCTGACACCACTCCCTTGGGCAGCCAGCGCCGACCAAGGTGTTGCGCAAGTACGGCAATGGTGCATCGAAAGCAACATCAATCCCGACGAAATACAAATCGCGCTGAAATTCCCCATCCCACTCGGCTTTGCCGTTGAGCTTCCCGAGGGCTTTGAGGCACAAATCCGCCCGCGTAGCGGCCTCAGCCTGCAAGGGCTTTTCTGCCTCAACTCTCCCGCCACTATTGATAGCGGTTACCGTGGCGAAGTACACTTTATTGCCGCCAATATGGATACGCAACCGTTCTACATTGGTCAAGGAGCACGCATCTGCCAAATGCTCATCCTCCCCGTACCGCGCATCAATCTTGTTCTCTCCGATTCCCTTTCCGCCTCGCAACGCGGCACCAAGCGTTTTGGTTCCAGCGGCATATAAATGGCACAGAGCGCGTGTCACCACTGCCTCCTTCCTGTCACCACGGAAGCCGCTATTCACGAAACCGTTGATGGCGAAGAGCGGCTTTTCTGCTGCAAAGGGTGTCAAGGTGTATACCACGTTATTCACGATGCTGGGTTTCAGGCTTTCTACGCGAAGCGGAACGACTGGCAACCCGGCCCGCCGGAAGAGGCTGGTGATATCGCCGCCGAGCTCGTCGCCCCTTTTATCCGCACCACCGAAGATGGCGAGCAGGAAATTGATCTGAGCATCGGCGGCATCCGCTGTGCCTCGTGCATTTGGCTGGTAGAACATTTCGTTGGAAAAACCGCTGGCGTTACTACCATTCGTGTCAACTACGCCACCCACCGCGCGCGCCTGCGCTGGAATCCCGCACTCACCGATATTCGCACCTTGCTACGGCAGATTTTTTCGATCGGCTATCATCCCGTCCCCTTCACGCAGTCTGATTACGAAGCGCGCTTACAACACGAAAAGCGCGACCTGCTGATCCGCTTCGCTTCTGCTGGACTCTTGACCATGCAACTCATGCTCTACACTTTTGCGCTCTACGCCGGATATTTTCAGGGAATGGAGCCTCTTTATCGCACGGCTATGGAAGTTATCGCGTGGGGACTGACCACACCAGTGCTGTTCTATTCCGGCGCGCCATTTTGGCAGAGCGCGTGGTCTGGCATGAAAAATCGCACCCTGAACATGGACTTCCTGATCGTCCTCGGCTCGGCCAGCGCCTACTTCTACAGTATCATCGCCGTGTTTGTTGGTCGTGAAATCTACTTTGATGTTACGTGCATGATCATCTCGCTCATTCTGCTGGGGCGCTTAATTGAAGCGGGAGCCAAAGGGAGCGCCTGCGACGCTGTGGCCTCGCTGTTTCGCCTGCAACCAAAAGATGCGCGCCGTTGGGAAAACGGTCAGGCAACACTCGTACCGCTGGAATCGTTGCGCGCCGGCGATCTGGTCGAAATTCTCCCAGGAAGTTCGATACCGCTCGACGCACACGTGGTCGAAGGGATTTCAGAAGTGGATGAATCAATGCTAACGGGCGAATCGATGCCCGTTACCAAACAACAGGGCGACGAACTGATTGGCGGCACCATGAACCGCTATGGCCGCTTGGTCGCGCAGGTGGTACGCACTGGCGAGGCCACCGTACTGGCGCAGATCATCCGTACCGTCGAAGAGGCACAAAACCGTAAAGCGCCTATCGAAACCGTGGCCGAGCGGGTCGTTACGTGGTTTACACCTGCCATTGTTGCCCTCGCCGTGCTGACTTTTGTGGGATGGTATTGGAGTGGCGGCGAATTTATCCCCGCCCTGATGACCGGCGTTGCCGTATTGGTTATTTCCTGCCCCTGCGCGCTGGGACTCGCTACGCCGCTCGCAATCCTTGTTTCGACCACTTCGCTGTCGCGCCGCGGCATCATGGTTAAAGGGGGCGATGTCATGGAAAGTGCCGCGCGCGTGCGCCACATCTTTTTTGATAAAACTGGCACACTGACCGAAGGGAAACCCCAACTGGTAGCGGCGCTCAGCACATCGGCCACACTCAGCCGCGAAGCGCTCATCACCCTTGCAGCCGCCGTTGAACGCTCGTCGGAACACGTTTTGGCGCAAGCTATCGTGCAAGCGGTTCCCGCAGGAAGATCATTCCCGCAAACCGAAGGCTTTCAGGCACATCCCGGCCAAGGGGTTAGCGCTACCGTGGAGGGAGCACAAGTACTGGTTGGCAAACGGGGGTTTTTGCAAATGTCAGGCATTGTTATCACGCAGGAACAGGCAGAAGAATGGAACGCTTTCGCCGCCACAGGGAAAACCACCGTTGGCGTCGCACGTTCTGGGATATTGCTGGGACTTTTAGCCATTGCCGATACGGTTCGCGCTGAAGCCGCCAGTGCCATCAGCCGCCTGCAGCAGCAAGGCAATCAAGTGGTCATGCTGACTGGTGATAGCGCACTGGTCGCTTTGCACGTAGGGGAATCGCTCGGTATCGCACCGGAAAACTGCCGCGCCGAACTGAGCCCACTAGATAAATCGACTCACATTCGCACCGCCAAAGAACGTGGCGAATACGTCGCGATGGTCGGCGACGGCATTAACGACGCCCCTGCGCTGATCGAAGCGCACGTTGGGATTGCTGTCGGCAAAGCGACGGATATTGCACTGGAAAGCGCCGATGTCATTTTCATGCGCCCAGATATTGCCCTGCTCCCACCTTTTTTGCGGCAATCGCGCCGCACACTCTCGATCATCCGGCAAAACCTTTTCTGGGCGTTTTCGTACAATGTCGTAGCGATACCGCTGGCCGTCACTGGATTTATCCATCCGGTTATCTCAGCCGCTATGATGGCCATCAGCTCGCTGATCGTGGTGGGGAACTCGCTGCGACTAAAAAGGAGCTGAAAACGCATCCTGACGATCAACGCAGCTGCAATTGAAGCGAAAGAGTGACGAAAGTTCGTGCACTATCGTCATCAACTCGCTCTAACGTTCCATCCATCAGCAACCACGGCAATGCCGCCAACTCCTCTAAGAACCGATACAGCGCCTCGGGATTCTGCACGTTGCGCAGTACCAGCACTAGCCCACCATTCTCCTGCCGCTCAATGTTTTCCAAAAACGGTTGCAGTCGGTGGTTCTGCACACGATGATTAACCTCATCCAACAATGACCGTGACTCCAACACGCCTTGCTGCCTTAATTCCAGATAACGCTGTGCTAGCCTCTCGACCTGCGTAACCTGACTGCGAAACTCAGCGCGTTCGGCATTTAGCTGCGCCGCCTGCCACGCAAAGCCACCAGAAACGACTACCGCAACGGCCAACAAAACAAAAGCGATACGCACTGGAAATGATACCTTACTCATCGCACACCCCCACTGCGTATAACCGTGCTTCTCGGCAGTGTGTCAGCCTCAAAACGCCATATCAAGCCTGTCTTCTCTTGTATTTCGTCAAGCAATTCATCGTGGACGCGTTCCGACGCAACGACGATTTCCCCCACGGCATTCTGATAGGCAATGCGCTGCGCCATTGGGAAATCGGAAAACTCCGCAAGGTTTTGCAGCAATGTCCCAAAATCATATTGCTTTGGCGGATAGCTCTCCAATGCCTGCTCGATGGTAGCCAAAGTTTGCAATGGTTCTTTTTTCTGCCCCGTCAGCGCTTCTGCCATCAACGCAAAACCAACCTGTTCCCGCTCAAACAAAACGCGCGATTCGTACCAGTAGCTCCCTTGCCACAACAGCAAACTTGCCGCTAATGCCACCAAACCAGCGGCGAGCAATTGGTCGTAATGCTGCTCTACCTTCCACTGCAAATGGCGACGCATCACGCCAGCCAAATTTGCCCCAGCAGGTACTTTCCGAACACGCGCCACATATTCCGCACGACTCGAAACCTTATGATCAAGAAATTGCTGACGAAGCTCCTCAAGTGTTTTCTGATGGCGTTGCCACAGCAAAAACACTCGCCCATCTTCCTGAAACAGGCGCGCGTACATTTTTTCTGAGATGTAGGCACAAGGAGAACTATTCGCCCCTTGCATTATCGGGAGCACCTCCCACAGCCAACATAAAGCCGGAACGGTTACTTTTGCGGGCAAAGGCGTCTCGCCACCAAGCTCTTCGCACAATTCCGCCACAGAGAAATTCACCCCGACTTCGTAGTCGCCACGGAAGCCAATCGAAATCAGGCCACTATCCAGATCGTCCGCTGGATACAAGCAACCAATTTCACGCAAAGCCGAAACATGCAGCCTTTGCCAAAACGGCGGCGCGCTCACAACACTCAACAAAACAAGGTGGTCAGGAAGAAAAAATATCGGTGATTCGTGCATACGGTATCGCCCTCGTAGGTGTCATACAAAATATTTTCAAAATATCCTTCAACTCATTGCCGCAAGATGCTCGTACCAGAAATGGAGCTTCCCGTCCGGATACATCAACCCTTCGTACCGGTACGTCCGCCCAGAAGGACGGTGCTGCACCGTAATATCAAGTCGGTACCATGTCACCCGTGTAGTAAAGATCCGCTCCAAATACTGGAACTGATGAATATCTAAGATTCCGATAGTATAGATTTCGCCCATTTCAAGATAGTGACGACGCGCGCGATTCGACACAATAACTTCTGCCACCTGCTGATTAAGCGCACCCGCCGTCGCAAGCACCAATGACGAAGGTGCCGTATTGATGTATACGCGCGACTCAGTTTCCGGCAATGCCGTAAAAAGCGTATAAACTCGCTCCCGTTGCGCTACGGGCAAAGAGCGAAAAGTAGGCGAAACGAGATCAAGCTGCGCCATTCGATCCAACGGAATCAAATCACCACGAGCGGAGCGGAGCACCTCCTTGACCTCCGCAAGCCAGCTATCATCAATCTTGTTCAACTTGCACCATTCGCGAAAAAGATCTTCCCAAAACATCTGCGTCAGATTGTTGATATTCCACAGACCATTTGCAGGAAGCAAGCTCCCCTTAACTGAAAATTCTTCATAACGATTTTCCCGCTCCCAATGATGTGGCCACTGTTGCCACGGAAGCGGCTCGAAAGCACTCAAATGGCGCAATAAAGTGGCCGAAGCCTGCTGTTGCGTCGCTTTGGCCAGCAAAAGCGCCTGCTGTTCCTGCGCTTCAAAATATAACTCATCCAAACCTTGTTGACGTTGTAAATAGAAAATATGCACGACACTCAGCAGCGCCGCACCAAGCACTAATACGTAAATCAAAACCGATCCCCGCTCAGCGCGGGATGACTTATGGCTTTTGGGGCGTAAGGGCAAGGACATACGGTGTTTCCAAAGTTTGGTAAATAGTTTGTGGTCGCAAAGCAGGTGAGACAGCTATTTGTAAAAATTCCGGGGGGGAATCACGACGCACATTCTCCGTTCGAGCCTGGTTCGCTACGGCAACAACCGAAAGATGCACCTCGCGAATAGGGAGTAACCACGTTGAAAGTTGTGCCGAATGACTCCCTTTTTCATGACGCACATACCAAAATTCCCCTGGCACCTGCGGATGCTCCTCAACACGGTAGGCCACACTGACCGTTTGCCCCGGAACAACTTGTGAATGAGTTGTTCCGAACGTCACCAAGAGCAATTTCCCCTGATCAGTCGTAAGGGCGAACGGAACATGCGATACCGCCATGCGAAAATCTCGCGCCAACCAGCGCACCATTCGATGCCCTTCAAGCAAACGATCCTGCTCACGACCCCGCTCGACAGAACTCATCAGCGATTGCGTCATACTCGCGCCCAGAGCATACAGAATAGAACTAATCGCCAGCGCAACCAGTATCTCGACTAACGTAAAACCACGTCCCGCCGTATGCCGTTTCATCGTTTTACCTCTACCGGCCAGAACGGATACGCAAGCATCACCCGATCACCACGGCGCACTTCCAAGAGCGGCATCCTCGGTGCAACTTCTCGCCCCGCTTTGCGCTGCAATCCCGCCGTATCGACCGTCCATTGCTCACCACCAATCACCAAGCTATACGCCGCAAGCTGCTGGCGCAACCGTTCATCATGCGAGAGAGCAATCGAAAGCCCATGGCTCTGCAACTGTGCCACAGCCAAAAAAAGTAATGCGCCAACGGCCAAAGCAATCAATACTTCGAGCAAACTAAATCCCTTCGCCGAGTGCCACAAAAGTCGCTTATTCCGCCGCATACAGCACCACCTCGGCGCGTAACGGGTAAAAATATGCGTAGTAGGCCTTCCGCGCCGGGGTACGAAAGGCAAAGGCGGCACTTTGCACCATACCAGAGGGATAGACCACTGTTTCCGCCGTATCACGCACAGCAGCCACGATCTGCCACCCGAGCGGTAATGGCACTTTACCTTCACCAAGCACGGCAACGATGCTAACTTCTTTCGAATCATACCGTAAAGGAACCGGACGATCCTGCTGACGAGCCGTCGCCTGCGCCTGCAACAGCAACTCAGTCAGCTGCTGCTCAAAACGCTCTTCCACACTGAGCGACTCCGGCGTATTGGCAAACATCAAACCTATCCCACCGATCGAAACCCCAACGAGCGCCAGCACCACCAACAGCTCAATCAAGCTAAAGCCCCGTCTTGCCATATCAGAAAACCTGATTCATTTCGAACACGGGCAACAAAACCGCCAGCACAATAGCTCCCACAACTACGCCCAAAAAAACAATCATCAACGGCTCAAGCATGCCCAGCAAAGAGCGCAGTCGTGTATTCACCTGATCGCCGTAATATTCTTCTACCCAAGCAGCCATCTGCGTAAGAGTGCCCGCTTTATATCCCATCGCCAACATATCACTGAACAGTGGCGGGAAAATCGTTTGCTGACGCAGCAACTGCCCAAGATCGGCCCCCTCTTCCACCTGCGCCGCAATCTGCAAAACCGTTTGACGGTACAGCGGGCTTCCCACCGTTTGACACGCTAAACGGAGCGCATCGACGACCGGAATACTCCCTTGCAACAACAAATGAAACGTAAAGGAAAAACGGGCAATCGTAATCTGCTGCCACAACTGACCCGCCAATGGGAAATTCAATAATCGCCGTTCAACCCGTATGCGCCGCTCTTCGCGCTTCAACCAAAAAGATCCTACCACCACCATCAAGGCACCACACAGCAGCACCAACAATCCCCAATGTTGCAAAAAATGAGAAATGCCCATAACTATCCGCGTGGGGGCAGGCAATACCGTTCCAGCCTTTACAAGGACATCGACAATGGTAGGGACAATAGAGGTCATCAAAAACAACACAATCGCCATACCAACCGCCAGCACCACCAACGGATAAGAAAGGCTTGCCAAAAGTTGAGAACGAAACATCAGTCGCTTCTGATAATACTGCGACAAAGAGTTACAGGCCAAGGGAAGCTGCCCGACCGCTTCGGCAGCGCGTATCGTCCGGTTAACCACGCTGGGAAAGAATGCGTGACGCTCTAACGCCTGCGAAAAGCTTTCGCCGCCTTCCATCCCCATACGCACTTTGCGCAAGGTTTCCGCTAATGACGGATGCGACGTATTCGCTTCAAGTGCTACCAGCGCTTCGCTCAAACTGATACCACTACTTAACAAGAGCCCAAGCTGCTTAAATGTTTGATAAATCAACGCTAAACCAAAAGTCTTGCGTCGCATACCGTAGCGTGGCCGCGTCAGACGCGATTTCCGCTCCTCTTTTACACGCGTAATGCGAATCCCACGCCCTTGCAGCAACAGCACGGCCTGCCGCTGACTTTCTGCCTCAACGACTTCCTGTATCGGCTCGCCTTGGCGATCGACTCCAACAACACTAAAACGCGGCATAAGAGACACCCTGCGTCATGACGACGACACTCGCAAAACCTCTTCAAGCGATGTTACTCCGGCCGCCACCCGATCAAGACCATTTTCCAGCAAGCTGCGCATACCCGCATCACGTGCCGCTTGCCGCAAGCTCAAATGATCCGCGCCCTGCGCAATTAGCTTTTTCTGCGTCTCATCAGGAACATAAAACTCATAGATCGCACTCCGCCCGCGATAGCCCGTTTGCAAACAATGCGGACAGCCAGGAGCAAAAAACACTTCCTGACAAGCAACTCGATGCGTTTCAAAAAGATCAACTTCCTTCGGACTTAGCGGACGCGACTGACGGCACTGCGGACACAACCGGCGCACCAAACGCTGCGCCACCGCCCCCACCAAAGTACCTGAAATTAAAAATGGCTCAACACCCATATCCGCAAGACGGGTAACCGCACTGCACGCATCATTCGTATGCAGCGTAGAAAGCACCAAGTGACCAGTCAATGCCGCCTGCGTTGCAATTGTTGCCGTTTCGGCATCGCGGGTTTCACCAACCATGATTACGTCAGGGTCTTGACGGAGGAACGAACGGAGCCCCGACGCAAACGTTAGGCCAATCTGCGGATTAACCTGTGTTTGCGCAATTCCCTCTATCTGATACTCGACCGGATCTTCAATAGTCATAATATTGCGTTCGGCATCATGCAACTGCAACAGAAAGGAGTACAGCGTCGTCGTCTTCCCACTACCCGTTGGCCCCGTGACAAATAAAATACCGTGTGGCACCGCTAACAGCGTGCGCGCCAACGCTTGTTGTTGCTCATCCAACCCAATCGTATCAAGCGAACGAACCTCAGAGCTGGCATCCAACAAACGCATGACGACCCGTTCGCCAAACACCGTTGGCGCCGTTGAAACCCGAATATCGGCATTTTGCCCGGCAATACGAATTTTCAAACGACCATCCTGCGGCAAACGAGTCTGCGCGATATCCAGACCAGCAATAACTTTAATTCGGGTAACGACCGCCGCATGTGCACCACGCGGGAGCGTAAACATCGGATGCAACGCTCCATCAAGGCGCAAACGGATAATACTCTTTTCGCGGTACGGCTCGATGTGAATATCACTGGCCTGCTGATCGAGCGCCCGTTGCAGCAGCTTGCCAACGAACTGAATAACCGGCGCATCATTGGCCGAAGCGGCCAATAAATCTTCGACGCGAAAGTCATCCGAAGCGCCACCAACACCGCCAAGAGACGCTTCGCCTTCGCCAATTTCAGAACCATCCTGACGTAACAACTGTGCTTCGCGTTCCGCCAACTCCGCCGCGCTCACCGGAAAAACAACGACCTCTGCAGCGCAACGATATGAAAGATAATTAACGTGTTGCTGGAGCGCTGAGTGATCCATCGAGTCAAGCGCAAAGACCTTTAAACGCGAATCTTCACCAACCTCCCACGGCAAAAACATCCCAGGGAGGCGGAATTGAGCATCAAATGGACTCATTGGGACTCCAACACCCGTTCAATAACGGTTCGCTGCCCACCAAGCTCTTCGCGCCATTCATCTAAACTTTGCTCATGGAGCTTCTGCTGCTCACGCGAGAAGTCACTGGCTCGTTCCGGATTTTCCAGCACTTTCACCCGAATAAAAATCATCAAATTGGTTTTATCCGTCGTCGAACCATAACCACGGAACGCCTGCCCAAGAATCGGCAGACCCATTAAGCACGGAACACCAGAGACAGAATTACTCTGATTATCCTTTAAGAGGCCACTCAGTACCATAATACCGCCATCCGGCACCGTTACCGTTGTTTTCGTATTCCGCTTCCGCGTAATAGGCCGATCGGCAACCTGCGCTACATCAGCAACCTCCGTTATTTCCTGAGCAATATCGAGCGTAATATCATTTTTTTCGTTAATCAGCGGCTTAATTTTTAGGCTTATCCCCACATCACGATACTCGTACGTGCTAACAGGTCTTGCATCATTTTCATAGTATTTTTCCGAAGTCATAAACGGACGGTTTTCGCCCACCATCACTTCCGCTTCGGTATTGTCACTCGTCAAAATCTGAGGGTTCATTAAAATATTCGTGTGACCCTCTTTACGCAACGCATTGACTAAACCACCAATCGTAGCAAACGCATTCCCCTGATAGGAAATTGTGCGACCTAATACCCCAAGACTAAACGTTCCGGCCAGAGGACTACTCGTTTGCAACGCTCCGCTCGGCAAAAAAGCACCAGAAACAACCTTTTGTCCTTGATCGTAGGCATCAGCCACTTGCCAATTTACTCCTAAATCAAAACGATCCGTCACTGACGTTTCCATAATCAAGGCTTCTACAAGAACTTGCTTTTTCGGAAGATCCAGCCGTTCCACAATGCGCTTTACCTCGTGCGACAACTCTGGCGCTCCACTAAAAAGCAAGTTATTCGTCTCAGCATCAGCGATGATCGTAAAACTCGGAGCCTGCTCGCCACCCGCCGTACTCTTCAGTGCTTCCGTAAGGATCGTCGCCACCCCTTCGGCTTTTGCATATTGCAGGGTAAAAATCTGCGTATTTTCGCGCGCTGTTGTGCGCGGCGTATCCAGCACCTGAATAATTTCCTGCGCGTATTCCACACTGGCTCGGTGCCCAGCAACGATGACAGAATTATTTTGTGGGTTGTCTAAAATAACCGGCTTATCCTGAGGGCGAAACGCCACCAGCAACGTACCCAGCTTTTTCACCACATCTTCCAGCGGAGCGTGCAAAATTTCAATACTCCGCAACACGACTGACTGACTCTTTCGGTCTATCGCTTCTAACAGACGGCGCACCGTTAAAACACTCCGCTCCGTATCCGTGATAACCAGCAGTTCCATCTCCTTCAGAGCGGTTACAATCCCCGATGGCGAAAGAAACGGGCGAATAACATTCACGGTTTGCGTTGCATCTAAGTAGTCCAGCGGCAAAATAAACGTCCGTACCGTCGCATCAAGCGACAATTTAGCTTCACCCTTCAAAGGCGGATTACGCCGGATAACATCTTTGTTGGGAATAACGTGATATACACCCTGCTCCTCAACCAAACTCATCCCATTTTGATCAAGAATCGATGTAAACAAGGGGAAAAGATTCTCGCGCGGCAACGGATTACGCGAATACAGCGAAAGGGTTTTGCGTAATCCCGCCGGATCGTACACAAAGTTTTTCCCCGTTACATCGCTGACAAGCGACAATAATTCTTCAATACTGACACTATCAAAATTGAGGACAATATCACCACTCGCTTGCTGCGACCCTCCGGAAGACTCATTCGCCAACGTCGGCGCAATCCATATTGACAGCGAACAAAGCAATACCAGCGCCAACCGAACCACCGAGCCATACCAGTTTATAGACATATATCCCCCTTACTCTTCTTCATCATGATTTTTTTGCGGTGCCTCGCCACGGCGTACAAACGGCGCCGGTTCCGCAACCGGACGCGACTCAACCGCTACCCGCGACATATCTAAACGCACCAAGCGTCCACCATGCCGGAAAAATGCACTCTGATTACTCACACTTTCCAGCTCATACCCCTCCAACACATCGCCCACCGAGTACATTTTTGCCCGGCCAGCCAACTCCAATAATGCCGCCGTTGGTGCCGCCGTACCACGGAGTGTGAAAGGAATTTCTGAAGCAACCAGCACCGTTTCAGACGTTTCTGCTTGAGCAATAACACCTAAGAGATCAACCATTTGAAACGATACTGACGCAGACGAAACGGCTGGCAACGTCACCGACACAACCGGCGACAACCCGCTCACGTATGACCACCGTTCCCACGCAAACGAGCCAAGCAGCACCGCCAGCGCCACCAAGACAATCCCCGCCAGTCCTTGGACTTGCTGTTTCATGGCTTCAACGTCGCCCCAGCCGCCTTTTCTGCGCGCAGCATTTCGATAACATCATTACGGAAGTTTTTGAAAAAATTCTTTTTGTACACAACCTGCTCCGACGTATCCATCATCGGCGGCAACGCCGCCTCTAA
This genomic interval from Chrysiogenes arsenatis DSM 11915 contains the following:
- a CDS encoding heavy metal translocating P-type ATPase; amino-acid sequence: MAQSACHHCLLPVTTEAAIHETVDGEERLFCCKGCQGVYHVIHDAGFQAFYAKRNDWQPGPPEEAGDIAAELVAPFIRTTEDGEQEIDLSIGGIRCASCIWLVEHFVGKTAGVTTIRVNYATHRARLRWNPALTDIRTLLRQIFSIGYHPVPFTQSDYEARLQHEKRDLLIRFASAGLLTMQLMLYTFALYAGYFQGMEPLYRTAMEVIAWGLTTPVLFYSGAPFWQSAWSGMKNRTLNMDFLIVLGSASAYFYSIIAVFVGREIYFDVTCMIISLILLGRLIEAGAKGSACDAVASLFRLQPKDARRWENGQATLVPLESLRAGDLVEILPGSSIPLDAHVVEGISEVDESMLTGESMPVTKQQGDELIGGTMNRYGRLVAQVVRTGEATVLAQIIRTVEEAQNRKAPIETVAERVVTWFTPAIVALAVLTFVGWYWSGGEFIPALMTGVAVLVISCPCALGLATPLAILVSTTSLSRRGIMVKGGDVMESAARVRHIFFDKTGTLTEGKPQLVAALSTSATLSREALITLAAAVERSSEHVLAQAIVQAVPAGRSFPQTEGFQAHPGQGVSATVEGAQVLVGKRGFLQMSGIVITQEQAEEWNAFAATGKTTVGVARSGILLGLLAIADTVRAEAASAISRLQQQGNQVVMLTGDSALVALHVGESLGIAPENCRAELSPLDKSTHIRTAKERGEYVAMVGDGINDAPALIEAHVGIAVGKATDIALESADVIFMRPDIALLPPFLRQSRRTLSIIRQNLFWAFSYNVVAIPLAVTGFIHPVISAAMMAISSLIVVGNSLRLKRS
- a CDS encoding GspE/PulE family protein: MSPFDAQFRLPGMFLPWEVGEDSRLKVFALDSMDHSALQQHVNYLSYRCAAEVVVFPVSAAELAEREAQLLRQDGSEIGEGEASLGGVGGASDDFRVEDLLAASANDAPVIQFVGKLLQRALDQQASDIHIEPYREKSIIRLRLDGALHPMFTLPRGAHAAVVTRIKVIAGLDIAQTRLPQDGRLKIRIAGQNADIRVSTAPTVFGERVVMRLLDASSEVRSLDTIGLDEQQQALARTLLAVPHGILFVTGPTGSGKTTTLYSFLLQLHDAERNIMTIEDPVEYQIEGIAQTQVNPQIGLTFASGLRSFLRQDPDVIMVGETRDAETATIATQAALTGHLVLSTLHTNDACSAVTRLADMGVEPFLISGTLVGAVAQRLVRRLCPQCRQSRPLSPKEVDLFETHRVACQEVFFAPGCPHCLQTGYRGRSAIYEFYVPDETQKKLIAQGADHLSLRQAARDAGMRSLLENGLDRVAAGVTSLEEVLRVSSS
- the dut gene encoding dUTP diphosphatase gives rise to the protein MSHPVADPFRHKLEVKIQLMAGGLLPCYAYEGDAGMDCYARLDRDLILTPLPWAASADQGVAQVRQWCIESNINPDEIQIALKFPIPLGFAVELPEGFEAQIRPRSGLSLQGLFCLNSPATIDSGYRGEVHFIAANMDTQPFYIGQGARICQMLILPVPRINLVLSDSLSASQRGTKRFGSSGI
- a CDS encoding type II secretion system protein GspK, which gives rise to MSLPLRPKSHKSSRAERGSVLIYVLVLGAALLSVVHIFYLQRQQGLDELYFEAQEQQALLLAKATQQQASATLLRHLSAFEPLPWQQWPHHWERENRYEEFSVKGSLLPANGLWNINNLTQMFWEDLFREWCKLNKIDDSWLAEVKEVLRSARGDLIPLDRMAQLDLVSPTFRSLPVAQRERVYTLFTALPETESRVYINTAPSSLVLATAGALNQQVAEVIVSNRARRHYLEMGEIYTIGILDIHQFQYLERIFTTRVTWYRLDITVQHRPSGRTYRYEGLMYPDGKLHFWYEHLAAMS
- a CDS encoding type IV pilus modification PilV family protein → MRRNKRLLWHSAKGFSLLEVLIALAVGALLFLAVAQLQSHGLSIALSHDERLRQQLAAYSLVIGGEQWTVDTAGLQRKAGREVAPRMPLLEVRRGDRVMLAYPFWPVEVKR
- a CDS encoding prepilin-type N-terminal cleavage/methylation domain-containing protein, translated to MARRGFSLIELLVVLALVGVSIGGIGLMFANTPESLSVEERFEQQLTELLLQAQATARQQDRPVPLRYDSKEVSIVAVLGEGKVPLPLGWQIVAAVRDTAETVVYPSGMVQSAAFAFRTPARKAYYAYFYPLRAEVVLYAAE
- a CDS encoding PulJ/GspJ family protein, giving the protein MKRHTAGRGFTLVEILVALAISSILYALGASMTQSLMSSVERGREQDRLLEGHRMVRWLARDFRMAVSHVPFALTTDQGKLLLVTFGTTHSQVVPGQTVSVAYRVEEHPQVPGEFWYVRHEKGSHSAQLSTWLLPIREVHLSVVAVANQARTENVRRDSPPEFLQIAVSPALRPQTIYQTLETPYVLALTPQKP
- a CDS encoding type II secretion system F family protein, with protein sequence MPRFSVVGVDRQGEPIQEVVEAESQRQAVLLLQGRGIRITRVKEERKSRLTRPRYGMRRKTFGLALIYQTFKQLGLLLSSGISLSEALVALEANTSHPSLAETLRKVRMGMEGGESFSQALERHAFFPSVVNRTIRAAEAVGQLPLACNSLSQYYQKRLMFRSQLLASLSYPLVVLAVGMAIVLFLMTSIVPTIVDVLVKAGTVLPAPTRIVMGISHFLQHWGLLVLLCGALMVVVGSFWLKREERRIRVERRLLNFPLAGQLWQQITIARFSFTFHLLLQGSIPVVDALRLACQTVGSPLYRQTVLQIAAQVEEGADLGQLLRQQTIFPPLFSDMLAMGYKAGTLTQMAAWVEEYYGDQVNTRLRSLLGMLEPLMIVFLGVVVGAIVLAVLLPVFEMNQVF